The following are encoded together in the Phaseolus vulgaris cultivar G19833 chromosome 9, P. vulgaris v2.0, whole genome shotgun sequence genome:
- the LOC137821622 gene encoding universal stress protein PHOS32: METVMEDEEFNCREVKLPSMIPVAAEPELQRETGERRRGRDIIIAIDHGPDSKHAFDWALIHFCRLADTIHLVHAVSDLKNQIVYDTSQELMEKLAVEAFQVTMVKTVARLVEGDPGKVVCQEAERIKPAAVILGTRGRGLIQSVLQGSVGAYCLHHCKAAPIVIVPGKDVGDESVI, encoded by the exons ATGGAGACAGTAATGGAAGATGAAGAATTCAACTGCAGAGAAGTGAAACTTCCGTCTATGATTCCAGTGGCCGCGGAGCCGGAGCTGCAGAGGGAAACAGGggaaagaagaagaggaagggaCATAATCATAGCCATAGATCATGGCCCCGACAGCAAACACGCTTTTGATTGGGCTCTCATTCACTTTTGCAGACTCGCTGATACTATCCATCTCGTTCACGCCGTTTCCG ATTTGAAGAACCAAATTGTTTATGACACAAGCCAGGAGCTGATGGAGAAATTGGCTGTTGAGGCTTTTCAAGTAACAATG GTGAAAACAGTAGCCAGGCTTGTGGAAGGGGATCCAGGAAAAGTAGTTTGCCAGGAAGCAGAGAGGATCAAACCTGCAGCTGTAATTTTGGGGACCAGAGGCAGAGGCTTGATTCAAAG TGTGCTACAGGGAAGTGTTGGGGCGTACTGCTTGCACCACTGTAAAGCAGCACCTATTGTGATTGTTCCTGGAAAAG ATGTTGGAGACGAGTCAGTAATCTAG
- the LOC137821662 gene encoding transcription factor bHLH63-like isoform X2 — MLHCANASGNLAGDMTVLERQRARMKWQEEQGYFSGFNAVFSSSSSSSLHVQDSLMLAADSGCALGEVVAQAQAQAQTRSMNKPSLAGFDSSSSISRTFSCPPALVEPEPRPRPTDSSFGKECLKKRKPDKLHNAKFVTENDTKDKRIKVGADDEQSKITGSPKSNTKTNSNKREAWADTSNSKQNSKPSEVQNQKPDYIHVRARRGQATDSHSLAERVRREKISERMKYLQDLVPGCNKITGKAGMLDEIINYVQSLQRQVEFLSMKLAAVNPRLEFSVDDLFEKEVFPTSAANFPNIGMSSDLTNSAYLQFNSPQQMVSYGGLDTGINPPCMGLKRSISAHVSMPETYHHSSCFTQMLPSSAWEGDFQNLCNLDFDQVRATSFPSHLSSGLVEAGNHLKMEM, encoded by the exons ATGTTGCACTGTGCGAACGCGTCGGGGAATCTGGCTGGGGACATGACAGTGTTGGAAAGACAGAGGGCGAGGATGAAGTGGCAAGAAGAGCAAGGGTACTTTTCTGGGTTCAACGCtgttttctcttcttcttcttcttcttctcttcatgTTCAAGATTCCTTGATGTTGGCTGCTGATTCCGGTTGTGCGCTTGGTGAAGTGGTGGCTCAGGCTCAGGCTCAGGCTCAGACTCGCTCCATGAATAAGCCGTCTCTTGCCGGGTTTGATTCAAGTTCTTCAATTTCAAGGACTTTTAGTTGTCCGCCTGCTCTGGTGGAGCCCGAGCCCAGGCCCAGGCCCACTGACTCCTCATTTGGGAAAGAGTGTTTGAAGAAAAGGAAACCTGACAAGCTTCACAATGCTAAG tttgttaCAGAAAATGATACCAAAGACAAGAGGATCAAAGTGGGCGCTGACGATGAACAATCCAAAATCACAGGGAGCCCCAAGAGTAACACGAAAACTAATAGCAACAAAAGAGAGGCTTGGGCAGATACTTCAAATTCAAAGCAAAATTCCAAACCCTCCGAGGTTCAAAATCAAAAGCCTGATTACATTCACGTACGAGCACGTCGTGGCCAAGCCACCGATAGCCATAGCTTAGCTGAAAGA GTCAGAAGGGAAAAAATTAGTGAGAGAAtgaagtatttgcaagattTAGTACCTGGTTGCAACAAAATCACGGGAAAAGCTGGAATGCTTGATGAAATCATCAACTATGTTCAATCTCTTCAACGACAGGTTGAG TTTCTGTCAATGAAATTAGCTGCTGTGAACCCAAGGCTTGAATTCAGCGTTGACGATCTATTTGAAAAAGAG GTGTTTCCTACTTCTGCTGCCAATTTTCCAAACATTGGAATGTCATCAGATTTGACTAACTCTGCCTATCTTCAATTTAATTCACCACAACAAATGGTTTCGTATGGAGGATTAGACACGGGGATTAACCCTCCCTGTATGGGTCTAAAAAGGAGTATAAGTGCTCATGTATCAATGCCTGAAACATATCATCACTCCTCCTGTTTCACA CAAATGCTGCCCTCCTCAGCATGGGAAGGTGATTTCCAAAACCTTTGCAATTTGGATTTTGATCAAGTGCGAGCCACATCTTTCCCTTCTCATCTGTCCTCAG GACTTGTTGAAGCTGGCAATCATCTAAAGATGGAGATGTAG
- the LOC137821662 gene encoding transcription factor bHLH63-like isoform X1, whose protein sequence is MLHCANASGNLAGDMTVLERQRARMKWQEEQGYFSGFNAVFSSSSSSSLHVQDSLMLAADSGCALGEVVAQAQAQAQTRSMNKPSLAGFDSSSSISRTFSCPPALVEPEPRPRPTDSSFGKECLKKRKPDKLHNAKFVTENDTKDKRIKVGADDEQSKITGSPKSNTKTNSNKREAWADTSNSKQNSKPSEVQNQKPDYIHVRARRGQATDSHSLAERVRREKISERMKYLQDLVPGCNKITGKAGMLDEIINYVQSLQRQVEFLSMKLAAVNPRLEFSVDDLFEKEVFPTSAANFPNIGMSSDLTNSAYLQFNSPQQMVSYGGLDTGINPPCMGLKRSISAHVSMPETYHHSSCFTHGKVISKTFAIWILIKCEPHLSLLICPQDLLKLAII, encoded by the exons ATGTTGCACTGTGCGAACGCGTCGGGGAATCTGGCTGGGGACATGACAGTGTTGGAAAGACAGAGGGCGAGGATGAAGTGGCAAGAAGAGCAAGGGTACTTTTCTGGGTTCAACGCtgttttctcttcttcttcttcttcttctcttcatgTTCAAGATTCCTTGATGTTGGCTGCTGATTCCGGTTGTGCGCTTGGTGAAGTGGTGGCTCAGGCTCAGGCTCAGGCTCAGACTCGCTCCATGAATAAGCCGTCTCTTGCCGGGTTTGATTCAAGTTCTTCAATTTCAAGGACTTTTAGTTGTCCGCCTGCTCTGGTGGAGCCCGAGCCCAGGCCCAGGCCCACTGACTCCTCATTTGGGAAAGAGTGTTTGAAGAAAAGGAAACCTGACAAGCTTCACAATGCTAAG tttgttaCAGAAAATGATACCAAAGACAAGAGGATCAAAGTGGGCGCTGACGATGAACAATCCAAAATCACAGGGAGCCCCAAGAGTAACACGAAAACTAATAGCAACAAAAGAGAGGCTTGGGCAGATACTTCAAATTCAAAGCAAAATTCCAAACCCTCCGAGGTTCAAAATCAAAAGCCTGATTACATTCACGTACGAGCACGTCGTGGCCAAGCCACCGATAGCCATAGCTTAGCTGAAAGA GTCAGAAGGGAAAAAATTAGTGAGAGAAtgaagtatttgcaagattTAGTACCTGGTTGCAACAAAATCACGGGAAAAGCTGGAATGCTTGATGAAATCATCAACTATGTTCAATCTCTTCAACGACAGGTTGAG TTTCTGTCAATGAAATTAGCTGCTGTGAACCCAAGGCTTGAATTCAGCGTTGACGATCTATTTGAAAAAGAG GTGTTTCCTACTTCTGCTGCCAATTTTCCAAACATTGGAATGTCATCAGATTTGACTAACTCTGCCTATCTTCAATTTAATTCACCACAACAAATGGTTTCGTATGGAGGATTAGACACGGGGATTAACCCTCCCTGTATGGGTCTAAAAAGGAGTATAAGTGCTCATGTATCAATGCCTGAAACATATCATCACTCCTCCTGTTTCACA CATGGGAAGGTGATTTCCAAAACCTTTGCAATTTGGATTTTGATCAAGTGCGAGCCACATCTTTCCCTTCTCATCTGTCCTCAG GACTTGTTGAAGCTGGCAATCATCTAA